CAATCTCATCTAAGGTACACCCATGCCTTGTgttctgttctgcctgggacaGGTTCCCGGCCCCAGTGACCATGATCTGGATATGTAGTTAGAAGGTGGATGCATTGATGGATGGGTTAAATTTGTACTCACTGAAAACTCTAGGATTAATCTGTCGAATTTGTCATTCAGAATAGTAAAAATAGTAATCTTTGTAATTAGTTGCTTTGGTACACTGAAGTGGGAGATCTGAATGAAACTGATCAAATGTGTCCAATTTCAGGAATTTCTGTGAATTACAATGTCAGGCAAGAAGTCAGGAAAAGCCCGGAGAATGGGCTCCACCCGCAAAGATTTGCGTGGTCTGGGCAGCCAGATGAGGGACAAAGAGGCAGACGTCTTTGCCACCCTGTCGGAGGAATCAAGGACCATGGAACATGAATCAGCAACCACAGGGGGAGAACCAAAGCCTATAGAGGAGGGATCAAGACCCATGGGAGAAGAATCATGGACCACAGGGGGAGAATCAAAGTGTACGGAGGACTCAATGGCTGTCGGGGTTGCATCTTGGTCCATGGAGAGAAACTCTGGGACCACAGAGGAGAAACGAGAGGTGGACTATAAACCAGAAGAAAGTTCCCTGTCAGAGAAAACAGCATCTTTGTTGGCACTCGCCCCATCACATGACCCTTACTCTGCTGACTCACCTCACCTGGAATCTCACAagatggagaaaaaaaagagaatgGGGTCCACTCGCAGAAAGCTTCCCACAGATTTGGAAGAACAGAGAAGGGAAGGGTGGGATGGTGCAGAGCAAGAGGAATGGCAAGGGGCTGCTAAGCATGCAGTGGACAAGCAAGCTGGAAGCAAGACAGCCCAACCATTAGGAGAGTTACACACAGAGCCACAAAAGGCTAGTGAGTGTCTGGAAGGAAGGGAAGAATCTACTATCACAGGAACACAGCATGCGATCCACATTTTAGAGGTGTCCACAATTGAGAACAAATCAGCTGATTCTCAGTTGTTCCCTCAAAGTATGTACAGTGAAGAAGCTCAAAAGAATAAACAATTACACTTAACCAATGAGAGCAATTTCATTATGAATTTAGACCAATCAGAAGGGAGGCTAACCGATGAAGACACCAGTGATAGAGACCTGCTCCTCAGAGAACTTCAATCAACAGACAGTGGTCAATTGGGCCATGCTGATGTTGCTCTACAGCTGCCaaaatcagaaaaaaacactgaacctGAGGACAACAAACATGAAATGACTCATTTTGAGCATAAAAAGAGGAAGATGGGCTCTACACGTAAGGGGGGGCGTGGCTTACAAATAAAAAGTGACAGGGAACAAGAGATTGATATTTTACCTGAGGAGATGCTAAGAAGCTCTGGAGACCTTGTGGACGTATGTGTGCTACAGGGCAAAGAGTCACAAGAGAAAAGCAGACTTGATGTGATACAGTATGTTAGCAAGGAACACGTAACAAAGGAAGGTTTGCTGGACATGGAGGAGAACGAGGAGGCAGAGGCGTTAACGAGAACCGATAGGGATAAAGAACAGGAGAAACACAAAATCACAAAAGAAACAAATGAGAAACATACAATATCAGGGTTTCTGGGCACAGATATGGTTGAGAAAGGGGAGACACAGGAAGCAACAGTAACAGATATTGTTGAAGACATTTTGGTAGACAtggaagggagggagagagatagATCAAGAGGCACAGGCATAGCTGAGGAAAATATGAAACCAGAGGTAAGAGAAACAGCAATTAGAGCTCCAGGATTAGGGGGAACTGGCATGGTTGACAGGGAGACAGAGGAGACAACAGGAACTAGAATTCTTGAATTTAACGAGACTCACAGACTTAGAGAAACACACGTATTAGAAGACAATGTGGCACAAGAGAACCGAGGAACAGATGGAGGACAAAGAGATGAGGCAGAGAAAGAGAGTGTAGCAGATGTCGTTCTGGAGGTAAATGTGATGAAATATGAAGGTGCAAGCAATGAGAAAGAGAGtacaaaagaggaagaaggagatGGTGCAGAGGCTAAAAAAACAGGAAAGAACTGGaggcaaacacagctgatgcagATTGACTTGAATATGTTAGAGTCATTTTCTTCGGAAAAGTATGAGCAAGAAGTTacagaaagagagaagaattCACCATTAGAGAACCCTTCAGTGGAGAGTtctttatttcatgatgaatccAAAACCTTTATTCCAGAGGAACAAGTAAAGTTCACTCCATTTGAGGATCTGCTGGAACCCTGTGAGAATAGCCAATTCTATAAATCAAGCCATATGGAAGCACCATCTACAGAagatgaaaacaaacaaaatgttataGTGCCCCAAGAATGGGAAAACTTAGGCAAAAACATTAAGACAGAATCAACTCATGGGAATGCCAGAAAAAATAAGAtggagaacagaagtacaggggCAGGTGATGATCAAAGTGTATTAGAAGAAATAAGAGCAGAAAAGGTAGATGTGAAgctggagagagaggagaaagggCAAGAAGAAAGTTGGGCCATCACTGAGGAACTGAACACCATCTTGAGGGACACAGGGGTATTAAAGGAACTTGATATACAGGAAGGTGATAAAAGCGTGGCAGAGCAGAAGCAAACTCCCCTGGTTGTGGAGGAGGTCAAAGGAGAACCAGAGGTAGATATGGTAGGAGGAATCAAGGAGAATAAATGGAAGTTGGCAGAAAagggagacataaaaatgaAAGGGACAAATATTGCAATGGAAGAGAGTGTAGCGGTCTCTCAGGAATTCTCCAAAACAGAAACCACAGACCGCAAAAAGGATGATTCTAGCTACATTTATGATCCTTTCCATAATGTGTCAGTAGATCCAATAGTAACCGAGAGGACTGCTGCCAATACCCTGTCATTGGAGATGAATCAAAAATCTGATGAGAGCTTTCAGAAAGAATCCACTCATAtgcagaaaaggaaaaaaatgggcTCTTCTCGCAAGGGAGGCAGGGGCCTACATAAGGAGACAGAAACGAGTAAAGGATTCAGCAAGATAGATGGGTTAGAAATCAGTGTGCAACAAGAGGAAAGAGAAGAGGAAAAGGCAACATTGGTAAAGCAAAATGTTATAAATGTGGTAATGGAGATGACAAAAGAGGAAACAAAAATCAGTATGGCAGAGGTGACATCAAAAAGCAAAGAGAAAGTCAAGATCACGAACGATAACAGCGGAGCTGAAGACTTTGAAAGCCAACAGAGTGTAACTGAGGATCCTACAGCAACTGAACAATTTGCCACTAATGTTGTAAAGGGCTTCGAACAGCATGAGGACTACTCAGACAGAGCATCCAGCAGGAGTGAGAAAAGAAGAAAGATGGGTACCTCTCACAGGAGAGGCAGGGAAAGGCTTAAAGAGAAGGAGATACAGGAAATGGCAGAGACTGAAGAGGAAACAATGGCTACAGACAATAAGGAATCTGCTACTGATGAAGTGATGAAATCAGTGCAAAATGAAGAGAGAGAATGTGGGAATGAGAAAGTAGAAAGGAAGAGTGGCAGTGGAAGTGGGAGCGACAAATCACTTACTTCCGTGGGCGTCATCCCAAATTTGCAGCGGCCCGAGAACTCGGCCATAACCACACAACAGGAATGTTCAGAGTCGCAAGACACATTTCTGCCAGCAGCAAGGAGAAAAATGGGATCCAGACGTCAGGGACAGGATAACCTGAGGAAGCGGGATGTGGGTCTGGAATGGTCCGAGGGCTGCACTGCAGAGGCACATATAAATACTGCTGCCCTTCTGCAGAGGATACAGGAAATTTTCCATCAGCCTGATGTTGAGGAGAAGGGTTGCATCACATGGGGAAATGTGCAGGTACCAATCTAGTAGGCTAATATATAACAATTGGATTGACTTTTTGACCATCagtgtttttaaatgaattattgTAATGGAATGTTACTCATTAGGAAACGCATCAATTACATTAGAAAACTTACATTCATTACTGTATTCACCTAAATCAAGTAAATGAAAATTATGGTTATATATGTGTGAGCTACGCCAGTGGAAAGAAGGTAAAATGCATCTTTGGCATTCACGATATGCGTCACAGGGaaaaatctttattaatgaCACATTATATTATAGCAAGCACTTCTAGATTTATGACTAGCTGCTGTCTTTCAGGGCCTGAGCCATGAGCTTGGTCTCAGCATTGAGGAACTTCACCAGGTGTTCCAGCAGCTGGATGGGGATCAGGACGGCCGGGTGACTCACCAGGACCTTACTGAAAGCCTTGGTGAGTCTTCACCATTTTATTAATCAATGTGGTGGACATATGCCCAGCAAGTCACTAGTGATTAGCACAGTAGTAAACGGTACAATTTGCTCAATTGCTGGAAAAACAATGAACACCATTATATGTGCCAAGTATAATACCCAGCACCTAAAAGCCGATTCTTTCACCCTTTTGTGCACAAAACAGAATCCTGCAAGCAAGAACAGTATTTCCAATTCAAGAGGGAATATTCTGGAACCCACAGCTTGGGGTAAGAGGGtgttgtggtgggggtgggctaGACATGTGTAAGTTGCTAGCTGTACATTTTGTAAAATTGTCATTGGCCTTGTTTAAAAAGTCCTATACATAATATTATAGTGTTAACATATTTCTATAGCTTTCAACAAATCATAGTTTTATTATATGAATACAAAAAACATCCcatttatgcatttttaaatcccccGAAGTGACTGAATTTAACACTCAGATACGTTACACCTGattcattgtttttatttacatttacattctaCTAATTcatctgatgcttttatccaaagtgacttacagtaaagAGAAGGATTACAATTCACGTGTGCCCCTTGCAGTCCTTTTCATGAAGCAGGGAAATGAAACGAGGTTGCATTTTAACTTTTGCATGTTTCTATTACATGCTTATTAATGGtctattttcagttttgctcatTTACAGCACAATTTAAATTTGTGTCTAGTTCCTAATTATGATATTTTCACAAATAAGTAAGAGAAAATATTGGTTGTGTTCATACCTGCATTGATTAATGTAAGCTCATGGGGGCtgcacttacacaaaaatgttctgagggcagaaggaaaaatgattggttcagagagataaccaatcagacagtAAATGAAGTGGGTTCAAGCAACTAGAGAAGGtggaaccaaccaatcagatgtctgaaTAGGCTGGAATTCAAATGAGAACCAGACCTTGATGTgtgtacatacacatacacatacaaacacacacacaccatgaccAGCTTCTCATTGGAATTTCAGTAAAGGTTTTACCCATGTTTTGTGTCCTTTGCTGCTTGGAATAAGTTGGATAAGGggtgggaagatggatggatatttctaTTTCCTGATGGGGTCAAAACTTATGCTGGTCTTTCTCTCTGCAGTACCTCAGGTGTCCACGGCAAAGCAGATTTTGGGGTCAAACCATCCATAAATGAGAACCTCCTGACTGGGTCAGGTCTCGCTCAGGCCGACCCCCACTTGAGAGAGGGGCAGGCACTCTGGGAGAAGAAGGGAACCCAGGCCAGGAGTGAGGATACAGGGTCGATAAGTAAGACACAGGAGAGTGAGGAGGCAGgggaaaaagaggaagaaaaggatgaggcagggagtaaggagcaggagagggaagAGGCAGGGGAAAAAGATGTGGAAACCGATGAGGCAGGGAgtaaggagcaggagagggaagAGGCAGAGGAAAAAGATGTGGAAACCGATGAGGCAGGGAgtaaggagcaggagagggaagAGGCAGAGGAAAAAGATGTGGAAACCGATGAGGCAGGGAgtaaggagcaggagagggaagAGGCAGAGGAAAAAGATGTGGAAACCGATGAGGCAGGGAgtaaggagcaggagagggaagaggcagaggaaaaagaggaagaaaaggatgaggcagggagtaaggagcaggagagggaagAGGCAGAGGAAAAAGATGTGGAAACCGATGAGGCAGGGAgtaaggagcaggagagggaagAGGCAGAGGAAAAAGATGTGGAAACCGATGAGGCAGGGAgtaaggagcaggagagggaagaggcagaggaaaaagaggaagaaaaggatgaggcagggagtaaggagcaggagagggaagAGGCAGAGGAAAAAGATGTGGAAACCGATGAGGCAGGGAgtaaggagcaggagagggaagaggcagaggaaaaagaggaagaaaaggatgaggcagggagtaaggagcaggagagggaagaggcagaggaaaaagatgtggaaaaggatgaggcagggagtaaggagcaggagagggaagAGGCAGAGGAAAAAGATGTGGAAACCGATGAGGCAGGGAgtaaggagcaggagagggaagAGGCAGAGGAAAAAGATGTGGAAACCGATGAGGCAGGGAgtaaggagcaggagagggaagaggcagaggaaaaagaggaagaaaaggatgaggcagggagtaaggagcaggagagggaagAGGCAGAGGAAAAAGATGTGGAAACCGATGAGGCAGGGAgtaaggagcaggagagggaagAGGCAGAGGAAAAAGATGTGGAAACCGATGAGGCAGGGAgtaaggagcaggagagggaagaggcagaggaaaaagaggaagaaaaggatgaggcagggagtaaggagcaggagagggaagAGGCAGAGGAAAAAGATGTGGAAACCGATGAGGCAGGGAgtaaggagcaggagagggaagaggcagaggaaaaagaggaagaaaaggatgaggcagggagtaaggagcaggagagggaagaggcagaggaaaaagatgtggaaaaggatgaggcagggagtaaggagcaggagagggaagaggcagaggaaaaagatgtggaaaaggatgaggcagggagtaaggagcaggagagggaagAGGCAGGGGAAAAAGATGTGGAAACCGATGAGGCAGGGAgtaaggagcaggagagggaagAGGCAGAGAAAAAAGATGTGGAAACCGATGAGGCAGGGAgtaaggagcaggagagggaagaggcagaggaaaaagaggaagaaaaggATGAGGCAGGGAGTAAGAAGCAGGAGAGGGAAGAGGCAGAGGGAAAAGAGGAAGAAAAGGATGAGGCAGGGAgtaaggagcaggagagggaagaggcagaggaaaaagaggaagaaaaggatgaggcagggagtaaggagcaggagagggaagAGGCAGGGGAAAAAGATGTGGAAACTGATGAGGCAGGGAgtaaggagcaggagagggaagAGGCAGGGGAAAAAGATGTGGAAACCGATGAGGCAGGGAgtaaggagcaggagagggaagaggcagaggaaaaagaggaagaaaaggATGAGGCAGGGAGTAAGAAGCAGGAGAGGGAAGAGGCAGAATcatggaataaaaaaaatgaaagtcaGAATACAGAATCCAAAAGTGAAGATTACAAGGCTGAGAAGGAAGAATTACTGAGTACTGGTCATGAACCTGAGGACACccatttaatgaatgaggaaggaGAACTGTTGAATAAAGATCAGGAGAGAAACTACACACAGTTTCTAAATCAGGAGCAGCAGAATGAGGGGTCCAAGGAACTGGATGAGGTCAGTGATGAAGCAGAGGGACTGAGGCAGTGTCAGGGAAGTAAAGAGGCAGAGATAATGAATGAGGACCAAGATAGTGGGAAAGCAGGTCTACTGCATAAGGACAGAGATATAAAGAAGGCAGAGTTAGCGAATAAAAATGAGGACAATGACCATATAAAGGTACTGAATGAGAAAGAAGAAAATATTATGGTGGAGCTATTGATTAAAAACCAGGGATGCAAGCAGGAAGAGTTATTAAGTATGGAAGAGAAGGGAGTGGAGGCAGAGTTTCTGAGTGAGGAACTTAACAATAAGGAGCAAGGGAATCAAGATACATACTGTGAGGAGGTAGAACCACTTAATGAGCATAGGGAGAGTGTGGTAAAGGATTCCCCAAATCAAAACCAGGATATGCGGATGACTATAAACCTATCAGGAGAAATGACACATGAAAAAGAAATAGTTATGTCAGTCAAACAGTTAGTGGACAATGAATCAAGCATCCAGGAAGAGAGTAAACAAAACGGTATGGATGCAGAGTTATTAAGTAAAGACCAGCAACAAAGGACGGCAGAGCTACTGAGTATGTACCAGGAAAGTGGGGAGGCAAAGACGATGTGCAAAGACCAGGGCAAGGAGGAAAGAGAGATACTGAGCAGATACCACGGGGCTGTGCAGGCAGGTATCATGACAATGACCCAGAACAATAATGTGGAAGGTATGGTAAGTAAGGACGAGGAAAGTGGGGAGGCAGAGATACTAAATCAAAATCAGGAGTGTGTGGAGTTAAAGCTGCTGAATGAAGACAAGGACAATGACATAACAGAGATACTGAGTAAGGATCAGGTCAGAGAAGAGACAGACTTACTAGGCTGTGACATGGAGAGTCAGTTGCTGAGTAAGCAGCAGCAAGGTGAGAAGGCCAAGATACTGAATCAATGCCAGAAGGGTGAGGAGGCACAGTTATTGTACGACGATCAGTATAATAAGGAGACAATGGTGCTGGGTAAATACAATGAGACTGTGACAGCCCATATGAAAATAACAAAGGATGGTAATAAAGCAGAGATGCTAAGTAAAGACCAGACTGGTGAGGAGGCAGAGCTACTAAATCAGAATAAGCAAAATGTGGAGGCACATATACTGAATGAAGGCCAGAACGGTAATGACCTGGAGAACCTGGGTCAGGATAGAAAAAAGACAGATTTGCTGAACAAACACATAGAGAATGAGCTACAG
This genomic stretch from Brienomyrus brachyistius isolate T26 chromosome 6, BBRACH_0.4, whole genome shotgun sequence harbors:
- the LOC125744541 gene encoding uncharacterized protein LOC125744541 isoform X44, with amino-acid sequence MSGKKSGKARRMGSTRKDLRGLGSQMRDKEADVFATLSEESRTMEHESATTGGEPKPIEEGSRPMGEESWTTGGESKCTEDSMAVGVASWSMERNSGTTEEKREVDYKPEESSLSEKTASLLALAPSHDPYSADSPHLESHKMEKKKRMGSTRRKLPTDLEEQRREGWDGAEQEEWQGAAKHAVDKQAGSKTAQPLGELHTEPQKASECLEGREESTITGTQHAIHILEVSTIENKSADSQLFPQSMYSEEAQKNKQLHLTNESNFIMNLDQSEGRLTDEDTSDRDLLLRELQSTDSGQLGHADVALQLPKSEKNTEPEDNKHEMTHFEHKKRKMGSTRKGGRGLQIKSDREQEIDILPEEMLRSSGDLVDVCVLQGKESQEKSRLDVIQYVSKEHVTKEGLLDMEENEEAEALTRTDRDKEQEKHKITKETNEKHTISGFLGTDMVEKGETQEATVTDIVEDILVDMEGRERDRSRGTGIAEENMKPEVRETAIRAPGLGGTGMVDRETEETTGTRILEFNETHRLRETHVLEDNVAQENRGTDGGQRDEAEKESVADVVLEVNVMKYEGASNEKESTKEEEGDGAEAKKTGKNWRQTQLMQIDLNMLESFSSEKYEQEVTEREKNSPLENPSVESSLFHDESKTFIPEEQVKFTPFEDLLEPCENSQFYKSSHMEAPSTEDENKQNVIVPQEWENLGKNIKTESTHGNARKNKMENRSTGAGDDQSVLEEIRAEKVDVKLEREEKGQEESWAITEELNTILRDTGVLKELDIQEGDKSVAEQKQTPLVVEEVKGEPEVDMVGGIKENKWKLAEKGDIKMKGTNIAMEESVAVSQEFSKTETTDRKKDDSSYIYDPFHNVSVDPIVTERTAANTLSLEMNQKSDESFQKESTHMQKRKKMGSSRKGGRGLHKETETSKGFSKIDGLEISVQQEEREEEKATLVKQNVINVVMEMTKEETKISMAEVTSKSKEKVKITNDNSGAEDFESQQSVTEDPTATEQFATNVVKGFEQHEDYSDRASSRSEKRRKMGTSHRRGRERLKEKEIQEMAETEEETMATDNKESATDEVMKSVQNEERECGNEKVERKSGSGSGSDKSLTSVGVIPNLQRPENSAITTQQECSESQDTFLPAARRKMGSRRQGQDNLRKRDVGLEWSEGCTAEAHINTAALLQRIQEIFHQPDVEEKGCITWGNVQGLSHELGLSIEELHQVFQQLDGDQDGRVTHQDLTESLESCKQEQYFQFKREYSGTHSLGTSGVHGKADFGVKPSINENLLTGSGLAQADPHLREGQALWEKKGTQARSEDTGSISKTQESEEAGEKEEEKDEAGSKEQEREEAGEKDEEKDEAGSKEQEREEAEEKDVETDEAGSKEQEREEAEEKEEEKDEAGSKEQEREEAEEKDEEKDEAGSKEQEREEAEEKDVETDEAGSKEQEREEAEEKDVETDEAGSKEQEREEAEEKEEEKDEAGSKEQEREEAEEKDEEKDEAGSKEQEREEAEEKDVEKDEAGSKEQEREEAEEKDEEKDEAGSKKQEREEAEGKEEEKDEAGSKEQEREEAEEKEEEKDEAGSKEQEREEAGEKDVETDEAGSKEQEREEAGEKDVETDEAGSKEQEREEAEEKEEEKDEAGSKKQEREEAESWNKKNESQNTESKSEDYKAEKEELLSTGHEPEDTHLMNEEGELLNKDQERNYTQFLNQEQQNEGSKELDEVSDEAEGLRQCQGSKEAEIMNEDQDSGKAGLLHKDRDIKKAELANKNEDNDHIKVLNEKEENIMVELLIKNQGCKQEELLSMEEKGVEAEFLSEELNNKEQGNQDTYCEEVEPLNEHRESVVKDSPNQNQDMRMTINLSGEMTHEKEIVMSVKQLVDNESSIQEESKQNGMDAELLSKDQQQRTAELLSMYQESGEAKTMCKDQGKEEREILSRYHGAVQAGIMTMTQNNNVEGMVSKDEESGEAEILNQNQECVELKLLNEDKDNDITEILSKDQVREETDLLGCDMESQLLSKQQQGEKAKILNQCQKGEEAQLLYDDQYNKETMVLGKYNETVTAHMKITKDGNKAEMLSKDQTGEEAELLNQNKQNVEAHILNEGQNGNDLENLGQDRKKTDLLNKHIENELQVMHKDSEEAEILNKCQDRDEAVIISLVQEGEEAEILDKDQDNGELEDQEIEETERLQDEDNEEAEILDQENKEGHVTHKDQKREETALASKDIESEEAEILNGNQEYKEVESLNEDQDNEKADILKKHREGGEFEPLNTDEDREETEIEERYLQSEEAMIMQEDQEYSEVENLNMDQDSEEVETLEKKLEREKVETLNEEQETMKAETLIQGQQSEETAILIQDQESKEAEVMNTDQDSAEVHLLNKDWNSNEVQIQSNNKEGEEAEILSCHQEGEDMEVLNKEQDGEEIMVPDRDLETEEASQVQDFVQTELLNMGQMIEKVEIINQDQEGKEAEMQDQDQDSEESEIWDKGPESEETDRLNQDEEHVEVQLLKKDQDNEEVEFLDQKNKEAEIHEDQVREETDLVSIDMETEVQFRVKESERAEILNDNQECVEVELLNKDQDNEKADTLDMKLDSEEAEITNQDQESVEVYIQHEDQNSSDAENLSKYLEREEADITPKDKQREETDLLSADTLSEETEILNKVQDNEEAETLIQGQQSEETAILIQDQESKEAEVMNTDQDSAEVHLLNKDWNSNEVQIQSNNKEGEEAEILSCHQEGEDMEVLNKEQDGEEIMVPDRDLETEEASQVQDFVQTELLNMGQMIEKVGIINQDQEGMEAEMLDWDQEYVGVELPCTLQYRYKTHLRDAFDKLREVGGSENECDPDTSRAAVEDNEWIWDCELLKEQQYYSGCNEKKESWDIWDETDEAELGPTAYKERRELGSQIDNVIYWQRWSEDEFGRNNETRQILANDLYPIAEENETENNLEYNNVQITQDIAKIQEMPQAADQSNTIIHFIKDNHELKEIQENKCILSEGECAEQRNIVKLMELRGKTEDLKTFGNNKEHQDVETIEGTTGNTMENRQCPATLANAVNQKDSNDLSECFILDGEKQEANAIKQSPDSVLVRSDVLGGGNTDSTWVPEIPNNDDETICTGMAIQRDSIVREMGAMRGRQAMAETAEGLEVIQNAGFQMDGDRIQMQGSCEKDRGDVLEHLQLSMESDTKWDGGTSQGWDTIAMEMEYKEKTQRQNNYEGAGSKKLSEVITQEVIEHSGGTAGQQKGDGKNWDTFEGGLAQGDIALKHSEEESLHTDRAVEDYSNDCPHEKWDKTPVFSQYRGFEELEQKISTDEEKLLAYQGDGLERKTECLDVGPAQGTIQAKETEVGQQKDKGSDLIESEEASTGFSEDSESLIEKLKCDMNVMELLAEQGEKDNERRDEACKDNNQLLTELVEYSKRGSDMKGVDDTSRSSNKQGVSLIQHVNSEDKEKEGVKKREQGTERHRMTPEEVCGEEELRMEAIRIYEEAEQEMSGDVMAEREAAAKEQKHREDKGKEGFRAMGGGIVVTPEDNRQRAIGCLPTGSWSPPISGPDLLYNIVLVGSSSVGKTSFMKRTQSGEFTLDHCATIGLDSCIQSLLVDGRRVLLQLWDTAGQERYHSITKQILRKAQGLLLMYDITCIDSFNSVQYWMSCIQEGATDDVIIMLLGNKNDSFKREVPLHEGERLAKEYRIKFMECSVATGENVTLSMETLARMLKQQTDQKEEAPLILRKEQPKQRSGCC